From a region of the Actinomadura luzonensis genome:
- the rplP gene encoding 50S ribosomal protein L16, producing MLIPRRVKHRKQHRPDRSGAAKGGTRVVFGEFGIQAVEHSYVTNRQIESARIAMTRHIRRGGKVWINIYPDRPLTKKPAETRMGSGKGSPEWWIANVKPGRVMFELSGVAEPVAREALQRAIHKLPMKCKIVKREVGEA from the coding sequence ATGCTGATCCCGCGCAGGGTCAAGCACCGCAAGCAGCACCGGCCCGACCGCAGCGGAGCCGCCAAGGGCGGCACCAGGGTCGTGTTCGGCGAGTTCGGCATTCAGGCCGTTGAGCACTCCTACGTGACCAACCGCCAGATCGAGTCGGCTCGTATCGCCATGACCCGTCACATCCGCCGTGGCGGCAAGGTGTGGATCAACATCTACCCCGACCGTCCGCTCACCAAGAAGCCCGCCGAGACCCGCATGGGTTCCGGCAAGGGCTCGCCGGAGTGGTGGATCGCCAACGTCAAGCCCGGACGCGTGATGTTCGAGCTGTCCGGCGTGGCGGAGCCGGTCGCTCGCGAGGCGCTTCAGCGTGCGATCCACAAGCTCCCGATGAAGTGCAAGATCGTTAAGCGTGAAGTGGGTGAGGCGTGA
- the rpsC gene encoding 30S ribosomal protein S3 yields the protein MGQKVNPHGFRLGITTDFKSRWYADKLYKSYVAEDVAIRRMLQKGMERAGISKVEIERTTDRVQVDIHTARPGIVIGRRGAEADRIRGDLEKLTKKQVQLNILEVKNPEIDAQLVAQGVAEQLSSRVSFRRAMRKAMQSAMKSGAKGIRVQCAGRLGGAEMSRSEFYREGRVPLHTLRADIDYGFYEARTTFGRIGVKVWIYKGEAPTSRAEREAAAAGARAGQRRERDDRRGGGGDRPRRGGGDRPRRGGGRGDRAPRNEAAAQAAPETGPAAQPGAEGS from the coding sequence GTGGGCCAGAAGGTTAACCCGCACGGGTTCCGCCTCGGCATCACGACCGACTTCAAGAGCCGGTGGTACGCCGACAAGCTGTACAAGTCGTACGTCGCCGAGGACGTAGCGATCCGCCGCATGCTGCAGAAGGGCATGGAGCGGGCCGGCATCTCCAAGGTCGAGATCGAGCGCACCACGGACCGCGTGCAGGTGGACATCCACACCGCGCGTCCCGGCATCGTGATCGGCCGGCGCGGCGCCGAGGCCGACCGCATCCGCGGCGACCTGGAGAAGCTGACCAAGAAGCAGGTCCAGCTCAACATCCTCGAGGTCAAGAACCCCGAGATCGACGCGCAGCTCGTCGCGCAGGGCGTGGCCGAGCAGCTGTCCAGCCGTGTCTCGTTCCGCCGCGCCATGCGCAAGGCGATGCAGTCGGCCATGAAGTCCGGCGCCAAGGGCATCCGTGTCCAGTGCGCGGGTCGTCTGGGCGGCGCCGAGATGTCGCGGTCGGAGTTCTACCGCGAGGGCCGCGTGCCGCTGCACACCCTCCGCGCGGACATCGACTACGGCTTCTACGAGGCCCGCACGACCTTCGGCCGCATCGGCGTGAAGGTCTGGATCTACAAGGGCGAGGCTCCGACCAGCCGCGCCGAGCGCGAGGCGGCCGCCGCCGGCGCCCGGGCCGGCCAGCGTCGTGAGCGTGACGACCGTCGCGGTGGCGGCGGCGACCGTCCGCGTCGTGGTGGCGGCGACCGCCCCCGTCGTGGCGGCGGCCGTGGCGACCGCGCCCCCCGCAACGAGGCGGCCGCGCAGGCCGCCCCCGAGACCGGCCCGGCCGCGCAGCCGGGTGCTGAAGGGAGCTGA
- the rpsQ gene encoding 30S ribosomal protein S17 has product MADETTTSTETAEAGNDQRNFRKVREGLVVSDKMDKTVVVAVEDRVKHRLYGKVIRRTTKYKAHDEANACGVGDRVLLMETRPLSATKRWRVVEILEKAK; this is encoded by the coding sequence ATGGCTGACGAGACCACCACCAGCACCGAGACCGCCGAGGCCGGCAACGACCAGCGGAACTTCCGCAAGGTCCGCGAGGGCCTCGTGGTGAGCGACAAGATGGACAAGACCGTCGTCGTCGCCGTCGAGGACCGCGTCAAGCACCGCCTGTACGGCAAGGTCATCCGCCGGACGACCAAGTACAAGGCGCACGACGAGGCCAACGCCTGCGGCGTCGGCGACCGCGTGCTGCTCATGGAGACCCGTCCGCTCTCCGCCACCAAGCGGTGGAGGGTCGTGGAGATCCTCGAGAAGGCCAAGTAA
- the rplN gene encoding 50S ribosomal protein L14 — MIQQESRLKVADNTGAKEILCIRVLGGSGRRYAGIGDVIVATVKDALPGSTGVKKGDVVKAVVVRTVKERRRPDGSYIRFDENAAVIIKDSGDPRGTRIFGPVGRELRDKKFMRIISLAPEVL; from the coding sequence GTGATCCAGCAGGAGTCGCGGCTCAAGGTCGCCGACAACACTGGTGCGAAGGAGATCCTTTGCATCCGTGTGCTCGGCGGCTCGGGCCGACGCTACGCGGGTATCGGCGACGTGATCGTCGCCACTGTCAAGGACGCGCTGCCCGGCAGCACCGGCGTCAAGAAGGGCGACGTGGTCAAGGCCGTCGTCGTCCGCACGGTCAAGGAGCGCCGCCGGCCCGACGGCTCCTACATCCGCTTCGACGAGAACGCCGCCGTCATCATCAAGGACAGCGGCGACCCTCGCGGCACTCGTATCTTCGGCCCGGTGGGCCGCGAGCTGCGCGACAAGAAGTTCATGCGCATCATCTCGCTCGCCCCGGAGGTGCTGTAA
- the rpmC gene encoding 50S ribosomal protein L29 — MAKGLTAGELRVEDQDTLVQKLKEAKEELFNLRFQAATGQLESHGRLRAVRREIARIYTVMRERELGIVTVEKESSDG; from the coding sequence ATGGCTAAGGGCCTGACCGCCGGAGAGCTGCGGGTGGAGGACCAGGACACCCTGGTCCAGAAGCTCAAGGAAGCGAAGGAGGAGCTGTTCAACCTCCGCTTCCAGGCGGCGACCGGTCAGTTGGAGAGCCACGGGCGGCTGCGCGCCGTCCGCCGCGAGATCGCCCGTATCTACACCGTGATGCGCGAGCGGGAGCTCGGCATCGTCACGGTCGAGAAGGAGTCGAGCGATGGCTGA